AGGAGCTCCTGCAACACGCCGCCGTGATTGGCACCGCAGCTCGGCGTGGCGTCTCCCGTCCTCTTCTAGCACCCGGCTGAGGCCACGGCCCGACTGTTACGCACCGTTGCGCCGGTGGCACGTAACAGTCACTGGGCCCCAGTACCGTTGAGGTCATGGCTGATCGCGACGGTACCGACAGAAACTACGGGTTCAAGACCCGTGCAATTCACGCGGGCAACATCCCCGACCCGGTGACTGGGGCCCGCGCGCTGCCGATCTACCAGACCAGCGCGTTCGTGTTCGACGACACCAAGGATGCCGCGGCGCGCTTCGCCCTGCAGAAGTACGGCAACATCTACAGCCGCGTCGCGAACCCCACCGTGGCCGCGTTCGAAGAGCGCATCGCCAGCCTCGAGGGCGGCCTTGGCGCCGTCGCCACCGCCAGCGGACTCTCCGCCCAGTTCGTCACGTTCGCGTCGCTCGCCGGCGCCGGCGACCACATCGTCGCTTCGGCCAGCCTGTACGGCGGATCGGTCACTCAGCTCGACGTCACCCTGCGCCGCTTCGGGGTCGAGACCACCTTCGTGCACTCCTCCGAGCCGGCCGACTACGCCGCCGCGATCACCGACAAGACCAAGCTGATCTTCGCCGAGATCGTCGCCAACCCCTCCGGTGAGGTCGCCGACCTCGAGGGCCTTGCGGATGTCGCGCACGCGCACAACATCCCCCTGATCATCGACTCCACGATCGCGACGCCGTACCTGAACCGTCCGATCGAATGGGGAGCGGATGTCGTCATCCACAGCGCTACGAAATTCCTCGGCGGCCACGGCACCACCCTCGGCGGCGTCGTCGTGGAGTCCGGCCGGTTCCACTGGGCGAACGAGCACTTCCCGCTGTTCGACACCGAGGTTCCGCACTACGGCGGACTCAACTGGCACGGCAACTTCGGCGAGTACGCCTTCCTCACCCGGCTGCGCGCCGAGCAGCTGCGTGACATCGGCCCGACCCTGGCGCCGCACTCCGCGTTCCTGCTCGCGCAGGGCGTGGAGACCCTGCCGTACCGCATCCAGGCGCACGTCGACAACGCCCGCGTCGTCGCCGAATGGCTCGAGAACGACCCCCGCATCGAATACGTGAACTGGGCGGGCCTGCCTTCGCACCCGCACTTCGACCGGGCGAAGAAGTACCTGCCGGCCGGCCCCGGCTCGGTATTCAGCTTCGGCGTCAAGGGCGGCCGCCCTGCCGGCCAGAAGCTGATCGAATCGGTGAACCTCGCCAGCCACCTGGCCAACATCGGCGACGCGAAGACGCTGATCATCCACCCCGGATCCACCACGCACGCGCAACTCACCGAGCAGCAGCTCGCCGAGGCCGGCGTCGGCGCCGGACTGGTGCGGCTGTCCGTGGGTATTGAAGACGTCGACGACATTGTTGATGATCTTGACCAGGCGCTCAGCCAGGCGATAGGAGACTAGGCGCATGACCGACACGCAGACCGTCGATACGCAGACCGTCCAGCTCAGCAACGGCCTGACCTGCGAGATGCCCGCGAACTCACCGCTGGCCAAGCTGCTGCGCTCGCAGCGCACCTGGGTGGGTCCCACCGCGAAGGAACGCCTCGCCATCCTGCGCAAGGCGAAGACCGTGGCGATCGTCGGCGCGTCGCCGAACGCCGCCCGCTCCAGCTACTTCGTCGGCACTTACCTGCAGCAGTCCAGCGACTACAAGCTGTACTTCGTCAACCCGAACGCCACCGAGATCCTCGGCCAGAAGGCATACCCCGACCTCGCGTCGCTGCCCGAGGTGCCCGACATCGTCGACGTGTTCCGCAAGGCCAGCGACATCCCGCAGGTGATCGACGATGCGATCGCGATCGGCGCCAAGACGGTGTGGGTGCAGCTCGGCATCTGGAATCAGGATGCCGCGATCTACGGTGAATCGAAGGGCCTGACCGTGGTCATGGACCGCTGCATCAAGGTGGAGCACGCCCGCTTTGGCGGCGGCCTGCACCTGATGGGCTTCGACACGGGAGTGATCAGCGCCCGCAAGACCCTGCGCTAAGTAGTTCTCGCCCCGCCCCGCCGGTCGAGTCGAGTTGGTCGGGCTTGTCGAGGCCCCACCGCGCAGAACGGCAGCGTTTTGCTTTGACACGCCGCTCGAAGCGCATGCCGCACGGCGTGTCGCGGTGAATCGCTGCCGTACTGCGCGCGCACGCGCGGCCTTGCTAGGGCAATCGCAGCTCCGCGGCATCCGTCACCGGCAGGTTGCAGACGAAATCGCGGCACAAGTACGCGGCCGCCGCACCGCCCTGCAGTGTGCGTCCCTCGTACAGCTCGAACCCCGCCGCCGCGAAAGCCGCTGCCTGCGCCGCCGTCACCACGCTCGACACTCCCCCGACCGGCAGCCAGCGGCGGGCGACCGACGCCAACTCCGAGCCCGGGTCGTCGCTCACCACGACCAGCTGGGTGACATCGGCGGCGAGCGCGGTCATCACGCTGAGTGACGCCCCGAACGAGATCGGCTGCTGCAGGGCGAGCGGCGCGAACAGCTCCATGGCGCGGCGGCTGGCGTCGCGGTAGGTCAGATCGCCGGTCAGCAGGAACAGCCGATGAGCAGCGGATGCCGCGGCGCTGATGCCACTCGGATACGCCCCTTCGCTCGGGTCGTTCGCCAGCGCCGTGCCGTGCGCCGCCAGCACGGGGTCGGGTCCGCCGGGCACCGCGAACGGCGGCTGCGCGGCGAGTGCGCCACGCACTTCAGAGCCACGCAACTCAGCCCCGAGCGCCTGCGGCCGGTCGATACACGCGTCGATGAGCTCCCGGGCGGTGACCGCGTAGCGCACCTCCCCCGTCGCGAGCGCGAGTTGCAGCAGGGCGGAGGCGAGCATGCCGTAGTCCTCGAGGGTGGCTGAGGCGTCCGACATCCGCTCCCCTGTTGAAAATCGGGTCGAGGCGCGCACCAGCGTGCCGTCCGCTCGACGGTGTGTGGCAAGCAGTTGGTCGGCGGCCGAAGCCGCTGCCTCCACCCAGTTCGGTCGCTGCAGCAGCGTTCCGGCGAGCGCGAGCGCCTCGATCGCCAGGCCGTTCCAGCCGGTGAGCACCTTGTCATCGAGGGCCGGCGGTTGCAACCCGGAGCGGTCGGTGTACCGGTAGTACTCGCCCTCCACCTTGCGGCCGTCGATGAGGCTCTCGCTGTCCTGCCCGGACGCGAACCCGCCGGACGGCAGCCGCAGCACGCTAAGTAGGAAGTCGGCGATGCCCTCCGCCACCTCGGTGCGTCCGGCGCGGGCGTAGGCAGACAGCAGCAGGGCGTTGTCGTAGAGCATCCGTTCGTAGTGCGGATCCGACCAGTCGCGTTCGGTGGCGTAGCGGAAGAACCCGCCCTCCTCGCGGTCACGCAGCGGCGACGCGGCCATGGCGTCGAGCATCCGCTCGGCGAGCGCTTGCGCGAGCGTACTGTCGGAGGCGCCGCTGTCGGATGCGCCCGCCGCGCCCCGGTCCAGCAGGTACAGCAGCACCGTCGCCACCGGGAACTTCGGCGCGCGCCCGAAGCCGCCGTACTCGCGGTCTTCGTGTGCGGCCAGTTCGGCGGTGATGTCGGCCAGTTGCTCCAGGGTCGGCAGCACGCCCGGCGTCTCCTGGTCAGACGCGGCGATGGCCTGCGCCACGGCGTCGCTGGTGGCCTCCACGTCGGATCGACGCTCTGACCAGGCCTCGAACACGGCGTTCAGCACCTCCCGGAACGACGGCCGGCCCTGCATCGGCACCGGGGGAAAGTACGTGCCCGCGTAGAACGGATGTCCCTCGGGTGTGGCGAACACGGTGAGCGGCCAGCCCAGCTGCTGGGTGAACGCGCTGGCGGCGGCCATGAAGCTGCTGTCGACATCCGGATGTTCCTCGCGGTCCACCTTGATCGCCACGAACTTCTCGTTCAGCACGCCGGCGAGCGCCGGGTCGCTGAAGCTCTCCCTGGCCATCACGTGGCACCAGTGGCAGGTGGAGTATCCGATCGACACCAGCACCGGGATGTCGCGGCGGGCGGCTTCGGCGAAGGGCTCGGGCCCCCACTGCCACCAGTCGACCGGGTTGTCGGCGTGTGATCTGAGGTAGGGGCTGACGGCGTCCCGCAATCGTTCGGCCATGCCGCCAGCCTACGACGGGCGTCGGAGGATGAGGAAGGGCGGGCCTACGGCACCTTCTGCTCCGCGCCCGACAGCCGCTGCGCGAAGTAGATCGGCGCGATCGACACCAGCACCATCACGACCGCGATCACCGCCACGACCGGCGCCTGGTTCGGCCGGAACATGTTGTTCAGAATCCAGATCGGCAGGGTGGTCACGCCGGAGCCCGCCGTGAACGTGGTCACGATGATCTCGTCGAAACTGAGCGCGAACGCCAACAGGCCACCGGCCACCAGCGCCGAGCGCAACTGCGGGAAGGTGACCAGCCGGAAGGTGGTCCACAGGCCGGCGCCGAGATCCGCGGAGGCCTCCTCCAGGCTCGTGCCCATCCGGCGCAGCCGCGCGATCGTGTTGTTGAACACGGTCACGATGCAGAAGGTGGCGTGGGCGATCACCACGGTCCAGATCGACAGCGGGATGCCCATCATGGTGCGGAACGCGTTGTTCAATGCCACACCGGTGATGATGCCGGGCAATGCGATCGGCAGGATCACCAGCAGGCTGATCGCATCCCGACCGAAGAAGTCGTAGCGCTGCAGCCCGATCGAGATCAGCGTGCCAAGCAGCAGCGAGACCAGCGTGGCGATCAGCGCCACCTGCACGCTGGTGCTGATCGCGTTCAGCGCGCCGGCGCTGTTCGCGGCGCGCACCCACCACTCCAGTGTGAACCCGGGCGGTGGCCAGCTGAGGCTGGTGCTGGTGCTGAACGAGTTGATGAACACCACCGCCAACGGCAGGTACATCACCAGCAGGATCAGGATGCTGATCGCGGCGAGTACCCCGCGGGCGGCTTTCCCCAGACGCATCCGTCTCCTCCTACAGGTTGTTCAGGGCGCCGGTTCGGCGCACCACGGCGAGGTAGCCGAAGATGATCACGATCGGGATGAGCGCGATCGCCGCCGCGAGCGGCAGGTTGTTGGCGGTGCCCACGTTGGTGTAGACGAGGTTGCCGAGCATCTGACTGGCGCCGCCGACGATGTTCACGGTGATGTAGTCGCCGAGGCTGAGCGCGAAGGCGAAGATCGACCCGGCAATGATCGCCGGCCAGATGATCGGCAGCACCACCAGCCGCAGGGTCGGCCAGGTCTTGCCGCCGAGATCAGCGGATGCCTCGAGCAGCGAGTCCGGCACCCGCTCGAGCCCCGCGTAGATGGGCAGGATCACGTACGGCAGCCACAGGTACGCCAGCGTGATCACCACCGCGGACAGCCCGTAGCCGGGCGTGCTCAGCCCGAACGGCTCGAGCAGCCATTGCAGGATGCCCTCCTGCGACAACACTGACCGCCAGGCGTATGCCTTCACCAGGTAGCTGGCCCAGAGCGGCAGCAGCACCGCCACCACCAACAGCCGCTGCATCCGCGGCGACGCGACCTTCGCCATGTAGAACGCGATCGGCAGGGCGATGGCGATGTCGATGATCGTGACGAGCACCGCCACCCCGACGGTGCGCACGGTCACCGTCTGGTACAGCGCTCCGGTGACCACGGTGATGATGTTGTCGAGTGTCCAGTCCTGCGAGATCTCGCCGGTGAAGCTGTCCACAGTCCAGAACGCGGTGATCAGCAGCGCGATCAGGGCGACGATGTAGACCAGTCCGAGCCAGACCAGCGGCGCGGACAGCAGAAGCGACAGGCGTAGCCGCGGATGTCGGCTGAGCAGCACCGACCCGCGCCGGGCCGCGCTGTTGCGCGACCGCGGCGTGTCGGCGGCATCCGTCGTTCGGGTGGCCATCGTCGTGCTCCTGCTGTCTCGGCGCTATCCCTTGATCTCCTGCCAGGCGGTGGTCCAGGCGCCGTAGTCGGTGCACTCGACATCAGTGCGGCCGTCCAGGCACTCCGCGATCGGGGTGGACCAGTACCAGATCTGCGACGCGTACTCCTCGTCGCCGGCGTGGTACGCCTCGCACGAGCCCTCGCTGCGGAACTCGCATGCCGCCTGGTTCGACGGAGCCTCACCGAAGTACTCGGTGGCTGCGGCATTCGCCTCGGGGCTGGCGATGTAATCGAGCCACGCGTAAGCGCAGTTCGGGTGCTCGGCGGCGGAAGCGATCATCCAGGTGTCGGACCAGCCGGTGGCTCCCTCGTCGGGCAGCACCACCTCGACCGGAGCGGTTCCCTCGAGCGAATTGGCCATCACCTGCCAGGTGGTGCCGACGACGGTGTCACCGGTCTCGAAGGCCTGGATCTCCTTGAGGTAGTCCGACCAGTACTCGCCGATGTGCTGCCGTTGCGCCTTGAGCAGCTCCACGGCCGCGGCCAGTTGCTCCTCGTCCAGCGCGTACGGGTTCTCGATGCCGAGCTCGGGCTGATGCGTCATCAGGTAGACGGCGGCATCCGCGATGTAGATGGGCGAATCGTACGCGGTCACCTTGCCGCTGTACGGGGCTGCCGCGTCGAACACCACATCCCAGGAGGTGGGCGCCGGGGTCACCTGTTCGGTGTTGTACATCAGCAGGTTCGCGCCGTAGCCGTGCGGAATGCCGTAGGCGACACCGTCGACGGAGTTCCAGGACTGCATCTTGAGGAAGTCGTAGATGCCGTCGTAGTTCTCCAGCAGGTCGGTGTTCACCGGGGCCACCAGGTCGGCAGCGACCAACCGCAGCGACGCGTCACCGGATGCAACGACCACGTCGTACCCGCCGGTGCGCATCAGGTTGAACGCTTCGTCTGAGGTGCCGTAGCTCTTGCTGGTCACCTCACAGCCGGTTTCCTCCTCGAACGGGGTCACCCAGTCGACGTTGGGGTCGTTGCTGCCGTCCTCCGCGTAGCCGGGCCAGTTGAGCAGCGAGACGGAGCCTTCGAAGTCGCCGAGCTCCTCGGCGGGAGCGGCGGTTTCGCCGCCGCCGCCCTGCGTGGTGCCACAACCGGCGAGCACGACCGAGGTCAGTGCAACGCCTGCCAACGCCACCACGGAACGGGTGGGGGTGATCAGCTTCATTACTGTCTCCATTCGGTTCTCACGTGGACCGGGTCGTCGCTTACGGCTGTGTCGTCGGCACCGTTTTTTCCGCGGGTGAACCCTGCACGCCGTTGTCGGCAGCATCAGCGGGTTGCTCGGAGGCGCGGTCGCGCAGGGACGTGACATCCACGTCCCGCCAGCCCACCAGCACCCGCGAGCCGCGCTCGTCGTCGAGGCGGTGCGCGTCGTTCTGCTCCAACACGGTGAGCCGGGTGCCGTTGTCCAAGTCGACGATCAACCGGGCGCCGCTGCCCAGGTAGATGGCCTCGACCAGGGTGCCCTCCACGGTGCGGTCGGCGGCCAGCGGGCTGCCGAGCGCGGCGATCTCGATCTTCTCGGGACGCAACGAGTGCACCCCCGACCGGTTGAACAGTGCCGCGGATGCCTCGGGGCTGAAGATATTGGACGTCCCGACGAACCCGGCGACGAACCGCGATGCGGGCCGCTCGTACAGGTCGGCGGGGGTACCGAGTTGCTCGACCTTGCCGTTGTTGAACACCGCAACCCGGTCGCTCAGGGTGAGCGCCTCTTCCTGGTCGTGGGTGACGAAGATGAAGGTGATGCCGATCTCGCGCTGCAATTGCTTGAGCTCCACCTGCATCTGCTCGCGCAGCTTGAGGTCGAGCGCACCGAGCGGTTCGTCGAGCAGCAACGCCTTGGGCTGCACCGCCATCGCCCGGGCCAGCGCCACCCGCTGCCGTTGACCGCCGGACAACTGCGCGGGGCGTCGGCCCCCGAATCCGCTCAGCTGCACCGTCTCCAGCATCCGCTCCGCCTGGGCCCGGCGCTCGGCGCGACCGACCCCGCGCACCCGCAAGCCATAGGCGACGTTCTCGAGCACGCTCATGTGCGGGAACAGCGCGTAGTCCTGGAACACCGTGTTCACGTCACGGTCGAACGGCGCCCGCTCGGTGACGTCCTGGCCGAACAGCGAGATGCGGCCAGAACTGGGTTGCTCGAATCCGGCGATCAGCCGCAGCACCGTGGTCTTGCCGGAGCCGGATGGCCCGAGCATGGAGAAGAACTCCCCCTCCACGATGTCGAGGTCGAGGTGGTCGACAGCGTTGACCGCGCCGAAGCTCTTCGTGACGCCTGCCAGACGGATCGCAGGGTTGTCGCCGGCCACAGTGCCTCCTTGCACCCCTGACTCAGATCATATGGAACTTGATCGCGTTAGTCAGGGGGTGAGGTCACAGCTTGATTACGCCGCGGGGTCGGATCCCACTCGCGCGGAACGCTCCAGTGCGCTGATCGCGGCCACCTCGTCGTCGCTCAGCTCGAAGTCGAACACGTCGAAGTTCTCGGCCATCCGTGCCTTGTGGTCCGACTTCGGGAACACGATATTGCCGGTCTGCAGGTGCCAGCGGATCACAGCCTGCGCCGGGGTCTTGCCGTGGGCGTCCGCGGCATCCGTCACCGCTTGCTCGCCGAACAGGTCGTACTTGCCCTGGCCGAGCGGCGCCCACGCCTCGATCTGGATGCCCTGCGACCGGGCGAACTCGGCCACGTTGTGCTGCTGGAAGGCCGGGTGCAGCTCGATCTGGTCGACCGCCGGCATGATGCTGCCCTCGTCGAGCACCCGCTGCAGGTGGGTGACAAGGAAGTTCGACACCCCGATCGAGCGGGTGCGGCCCTCTGCCTGCAGCTCTTCCAGCGCAAGCCAGCTGTCGATGTAGAGATCGCGCGCCGGGGTCGGCCAGTGGATCAGGTACAGGTCGACGTAGTCGAGCCCAAGCTTCTCGAGGCTGGTGTCCATGGCGCGGAACGCCGAATCGGTGCCCTGGTCGTCGTTCCACAGCTTGGTGGTGATGAACAGTTCGTCTCGCGGGATTCCGGATGCCGCGATGGCCCGCCCCACCCCTTCCTCATTTCCGTAGATCGCCGCCGTGTCGATGTGCCGGTAGCCGATCTCCAGCGCGTCGCTGACGATGCGCTCGGTGCGGCCCGGATCAACCTTGAAGACGCCGAAGCCGAGCTGCGGAATCCGGTGGCCGGAGTTGAGGGTCAGGGTGGGGACGGAGGACATTCGCTACACGTGCCTTTCTTCGACGCCGTTGTACAGGCTCAGCGGACGGATGAGCGCGTTCGCCTCGAGCTGTTCCATGATGTGCGCGGTCCAGCCGGTGATCCGGCTGGCCACGAACAACGGGGTGAAGGTTAGCGTATCGAACCCCATCAGGTGGTACGCGGGACCCGACGGGTAGTCGAGGTTGGGCTTGATCGCCTTGCGGTCGTCCATGGCTGCCTCGAGCTTGTCGTAGAGCTCAGCCAGGTCAGGCCGGTCGAACTCAGCGACGAGCGTGTCGAGGGCGGCTTTCATCGTGGGCACGCGCGAGTCGCCGTTCTTGTAGACACGGTGGCCGAAGCCCATGATCTTGCGTTTCTCCGCGAGTGCCTGCTCAAGCCACGCCTCGGCCTTGTCTGCGGTGCCGATCTCGTCGAAGATGTGCATCACCGCTTCGTTAGCGCCGCCGTGCAGCGGCCCCTTGAGCGCGCCGATCGCCGCCGTCACGGCGCTGTACAGATCGCTCAGGGTCGAGGTGACCACGCGAGCCGTGAAGGTCGACGCGTTGAAGGAGTGCTCGGCGTACAGGATCATCGACACGTCGAACGCGCTCACCACGGCCAGATCGGGCACTTCACCGAAGGTCATGTGCAGGAAGTTCGCCGAATATGCAAGGTCGTCGCGCGGCTCGACCAGATTCTCGCCACGGCGGCGGCGCTGGTCGTACGCGACGATGGCCGGCAGCTGAGCGAACAAATAGACAGCGCGTCCTTGGTTGAGCGTGCGGTCGGTCATGCCGTTCGGCTCGGCAAGCGTGGTGTCGAGGGCGCCGATCGAGCTCACCGCGGTGCGCACGACATCCATGGGGTGCGCCGTCAGCGGCAACTCGTCGATGATGCGCTTCGTGCGGGCATCCAGGTGACGCAGCGAGCGCTCCAGGGCCTGGAACTCCTCCAGCTGCGCCGGCGTCGGCAACTCGCCATGCCAGAGCAGGTAGGCGACCTCTTCGAACGTGCACGCCGCGGCGAGTTCCTGCACGGGGTAGCCCCGGTACAGCAGCGAATTCGTCTCGGGGTTCACCTTAGAAATCGCGGTCGTGTCGACCACGACCCCAGCAAGGCCTTTGCGGATCTCGTCGGTCATGTTGCTCCTTGGTGTGGTGAGGGTGGTCATCGGATGCCCGGTACCTGAAAGTTGAACACGCCGGAGTCGAACGCGCTATACGCCTCGTAATCCAGCAGCTCGTAGAGTCGCGCCCTAGTCTGCATGTCGGGCACGGCGGCGGACTGCGTGCCATCCGCCTTGATCGCGTCGAGGGTTCGCTCGGCGGCCCCCATGGCGCTACGCAGCAGGGTGACGGGGTAGATCACCATGTTGATGCCGGCGCTGGCCAGCTGCGACGTGGTGAACAACTCGCTCTTGCCGAACTCGGTCATGTTCGCCAGCACCGGAACCTCGATCGCGTTCGACACCGCCTCGAACTCGCCGAGGTCCTTCATCGCCTCGGGGAAGATCGCGTCGGCGCCGGCGTCGACCAGCTGCTTGGCCCGGTCGATCGCAGCCTGCAGACCATCGACGGCACGGATGTCGGTGCGCGCCATGATCAGCAGGTTGGGGTCCCGGCGGGCATCGGCGGCGGCGCGGATGCGCTTCACGGCGGTGTCGGTGTCGACCACCGCCTTGCCGTCGAGGTGCCCGCAGCGCTTGGGATTGATCTGGTCCTCGATGTGCAGGCCGGCGAGCCCGGCATCCTCGAGTTCCTGCACGGTGCGGGCCACGTTCATCGGTTCGCCGAAGCCGGTGTCGGCGTCGACGATGGCTGGCAGGTCGGTCATCCGGGCGATCTGCTTGGCGCGTCCGGCGACCTCGGTGAGCGTGGTCAGGCCGATGTCGGGCAGGCCCAGGTCGGCGGCGAGCACGGCGCCGGAGATGTAGACCCCGTCGAAGCCCTTGTCCTGGATCAGCCGGGCGCTCAGCGGGTTGAACGCGCCGGGCAGCTGCAGCAGCTCGCCGCTCGCCAAGCGTTCGCGGAAGGCCGCGCGCTTCTCGGCGGCTGTGGTGGTGGCGTAGAGCATTAGAAGATTCCCTTCGTTCCGGCCGACGGCACGGAGCCGGTGACGGTGAGTCCGGCGAGCTCGGCGGCGGTCAGCTCCGGCAGCCGCTGGGCGGTGTCGAGGAAGCGGTCGATCTCGTCCGCGGCGAGCACTCCGTCGGCGAGGGTGCGGAACTTCTGCACGTATTGCTCGCGGGCGAACGGGCGGGCGCCGAGCGGATGCGCGTCGGCAACGGCGATTTCGTCGACCAGGCGGGTGCCGTCGGCGAGGTCGATCTCGACCCGGCCACCGAACGCCTTCTCGGCGATGTCGGTGGAGTGGTAGCGGCGGGTCCACTCGGCGTCCTCGACCGTGTTGACCTTGTGCCACAGCTGAACGGTGTCCGGCCGGCCGGCGCGCTCGGGCGCGTAGGAATCGACGTGATGCCAGCTGCCATCCTGCAGGGCGACCGTGAAGATGTACGGGATCGAGTGGTCGAGGGTCTCCCGGCTGGCGGTCGGGTCGAACTTCTGCGGGTCGTTCGCTCCGGTGCCGATCACGTAATGGGTGTGGTGGCTGGTGTGCAGCACGACCCTGGTGATGTTGTTCGGGTCGCGCAGTTCGGGCCGCTCGGTGCCGAGCTTGCGGGCCAGGTCGATCCAGGCCTGCGCCTGGTACTCGGCCGAGTGCTCCTTGGTGTAGCTGTCCAGGATCGCCCGGCGGGCCTCACCCTGTTCGGGCAGTGGCACCTCGTAGTGCGCGTCCTTACCGTCGAGCAGCCAGGCGATCACGCCGTCTTCACCCTCGTAGATCGGGGTCGGGCTGGTCTGGCCGCGCATGGCACGATCCACAGCCTCGACGGCCATCTTGCCGGCGAACGCGGGGGCGTGCGCCTTCCAAGTGGAGATCTCGCCCTTGCGCGACTGCCGGGTGGCGGTGGTGGTGTGCAGCGCCTGGCCGATGGCCTGGAAGATGGTCTCCTGGGACAGCCCGAGCAGGGTGCCGATGCCGGCCGCGGCCGACGGGCCGAGGTGGGCGACGTGGTCGATCTTGTGCTTGTGCAGGCTGATCGCCTTCACCAGGTCGATCTGGATCTCGTAGCCGGTGACGATGCCGCGCAGCAGTTCCTCGCCGCTACGGCCGGTGTGCTGGGCCACCGCGAGGATCGGCGGGATGTTGTCGCCGGGGTGCGAATACTCGGCGGCAAGGAAGGTGTCGTGGTAGTCGAGTTCGCGCACGGCCACGCCGTTGGCCCACGCGGCCCACTCGGGGCTGGCCTTGACGGTGCTGCCGAAGACGGTGGCGCCGGTGCCGGTGCCCCGCGGTTGCCCGGCCTGCTCGGCCTGGTCGCGGGCGGCGAGCACCGGTGCCCGGCCGAGCGACGCGGTCGCGACGGACGCGTTGTCGATGATGCGGTTGATCACCATGTCGGTGACCTCGGGCGTCACATCGACGTGGTCGGCGGCGACCCCGGCGATCTTCCAGGCGAGCTGGTCTTCACGCTGCAGGTTGTCTGAGCTGGGGTGAACGCGGACAGGATGGAGTTTCACGAACGGCGGTCCTTTCGAGGGGTTATGCCGGACCTCGCGACACGGTGGTCGCGAGGGCGTTTTGGAGGGCGCGGTGGAGGTGCAGGTGGGTGGCGTGCGCGGCCAGGTCGGCGTCGCGCGCCACGATCGCCTGGGCAATGGTGAGGTGCTCCGCTGCGGCGGCACGAAGTCTCGGGGTGTCGTCTTTCGCCAGCCGCCGGATGCGAACCAGATGGGTGCGCAGGTTGCGCAGCGCCGTCACGAGGTATGGGTTGGCGACCGCGTCATCCAGTGCCTCGTCGAAACGGCGGACGAGGTCGTAATAGGCGTGCCGCGCCGGGTCGTCGGCTTCGAGCATCTCGGGCACTGCCCGCAGCTCGCGCTCGAGCGCCGCGAAGACATCGGGGTCGCCGCGCTCGGCGGCGAGCCGCGCTGCTTGCTCTTCGAGCGCCCGGCGAACCTCGAACAGTTGGCGGATGTTGTCGACCGAG
This Salinibacterium sp. ZJ450 DNA region includes the following protein-coding sequences:
- a CDS encoding O-acetylhomoserine aminocarboxypropyltransferase/cysteine synthase family protein codes for the protein MADRDGTDRNYGFKTRAIHAGNIPDPVTGARALPIYQTSAFVFDDTKDAAARFALQKYGNIYSRVANPTVAAFEERIASLEGGLGAVATASGLSAQFVTFASLAGAGDHIVASASLYGGSVTQLDVTLRRFGVETTFVHSSEPADYAAAITDKTKLIFAEIVANPSGEVADLEGLADVAHAHNIPLIIDSTIATPYLNRPIEWGADVVIHSATKFLGGHGTTLGGVVVESGRFHWANEHFPLFDTEVPHYGGLNWHGNFGEYAFLTRLRAEQLRDIGPTLAPHSAFLLAQGVETLPYRIQAHVDNARVVAEWLENDPRIEYVNWAGLPSHPHFDRAKKYLPAGPGSVFSFGVKGGRPAGQKLIESVNLASHLANIGDAKTLIIHPGSTTHAQLTEQQLAEAGVGAGLVRLSVGIEDVDDIVDDLDQALSQAIGD
- a CDS encoding CoA-binding protein: MPANSPLAKLLRSQRTWVGPTAKERLAILRKAKTVAIVGASPNAARSSYFVGTYLQQSSDYKLYFVNPNATEILGQKAYPDLASLPEVPDIVDVFRKASDIPQVIDDAIAIGAKTVWVQLGIWNQDAAIYGESKGLTVVMDRCIKVEHARFGGGLHLMGFDTGVISARKTLR
- a CDS encoding thioredoxin domain-containing protein, with product MAERLRDAVSPYLRSHADNPVDWWQWGPEPFAEAARRDIPVLVSIGYSTCHWCHVMARESFSDPALAGVLNEKFVAIKVDREEHPDVDSSFMAAASAFTQQLGWPLTVFATPEGHPFYAGTYFPPVPMQGRPSFREVLNAVFEAWSERRSDVEATSDAVAQAIAASDQETPGVLPTLEQLADITAELAAHEDREYGGFGRAPKFPVATVLLYLLDRGAAGASDSGASDSTLAQALAERMLDAMAASPLRDREEGGFFRYATERDWSDPHYERMLYDNALLLSAYARAGRTEVAEGIADFLLSVLRLPSGGFASGQDSESLIDGRKVEGEYYRYTDRSGLQPPALDDKVLTGWNGLAIEALALAGTLLQRPNWVEAAASAADQLLATHRRADGTLVRASTRFSTGERMSDASATLEDYGMLASALLQLALATGEVRYAVTARELIDACIDRPQALGAELRGSEVRGALAAQPPFAVPGGPDPVLAAHGTALANDPSEGAYPSGISAAASAAHRLFLLTGDLTYRDASRRAMELFAPLALQQPISFGASLSVMTALAADVTQLVVVSDDPGSELASVARRWLPVGGVSSVVTAAQAAAFAAAGFELYEGRTLQGGAAAAYLCRDFVCNLPVTDAAELRLP
- a CDS encoding ABC transporter permease codes for the protein MRLGKAARGVLAAISILILLVMYLPLAVVFINSFSTSTSLSWPPPGFTLEWWVRAANSAGALNAISTSVQVALIATLVSLLLGTLISIGLQRYDFFGRDAISLLVILPIALPGIITGVALNNAFRTMMGIPLSIWTVVIAHATFCIVTVFNNTIARLRRMGTSLEEASADLGAGLWTTFRLVTFPQLRSALVAGGLLAFALSFDEIIVTTFTAGSGVTTLPIWILNNMFRPNQAPVVAVIAVVMVLVSIAPIYFAQRLSGAEQKVP
- a CDS encoding ABC transporter permease, with the protein product MATRTTDAADTPRSRNSAARRGSVLLSRHPRLRLSLLLSAPLVWLGLVYIVALIALLITAFWTVDSFTGEISQDWTLDNIITVVTGALYQTVTVRTVGVAVLVTIIDIAIALPIAFYMAKVASPRMQRLLVVAVLLPLWASYLVKAYAWRSVLSQEGILQWLLEPFGLSTPGYGLSAVVITLAYLWLPYVILPIYAGLERVPDSLLEASADLGGKTWPTLRLVVLPIIWPAIIAGSIFAFALSLGDYITVNIVGGASQMLGNLVYTNVGTANNLPLAAAIALIPIVIIFGYLAVVRRTGALNNL
- a CDS encoding ABC transporter substrate-binding protein, yielding MKLITPTRSVVALAGVALTSVVLAGCGTTQGGGGETAAPAEELGDFEGSVSLLNWPGYAEDGSNDPNVDWVTPFEEETGCEVTSKSYGTSDEAFNLMRTGGYDVVVASGDASLRLVAADLVAPVNTDLLENYDGIYDFLKMQSWNSVDGVAYGIPHGYGANLLMYNTEQVTPAPTSWDVVFDAAAPYSGKVTAYDSPIYIADAAVYLMTHQPELGIENPYALDEEQLAAAVELLKAQRQHIGEYWSDYLKEIQAFETGDTVVGTTWQVMANSLEGTAPVEVVLPDEGATGWSDTWMIASAAEHPNCAYAWLDYIASPEANAAATEYFGEAPSNQAACEFRSEGSCEAYHAGDEEYASQIWYWSTPIAECLDGRTDVECTDYGAWTTAWQEIKG